One genomic region from Halococcus qingdaonensis encodes:
- a CDS encoding recombinase family protein codes for MTTETESDTAVGYIRLSQDGKSLNRQRRDVKDYATGRGVELITVYDEGKRSSGFDTDRPEYTALREHVADGGVDTVIVPNLSRLSRDRKERLRLLLDVDTADVAVHSVELGRAVDLDDDWALVHQSIRATTDDVEKRKEIARSKRATQERIENGYDHGRLPFGLTYDEDGRYWVPAHDTDEYQAALACIRLRNDGRSWREIERETSVNKDTARRIYSRCERYLPADVNGNERSSTSQPRRTINSSR; via the coding sequence ATGACGACTGAAACCGAATCCGACACTGCTGTCGGCTACATTCGACTCTCTCAAGACGGGAAATCACTCAATCGACAGCGCCGGGACGTCAAGGACTACGCAACTGGGCGCGGGGTCGAGCTGATCACAGTCTACGACGAGGGCAAACGAAGTTCCGGGTTCGATACCGACCGCCCGGAGTACACCGCGCTCCGTGAGCACGTTGCTGACGGCGGTGTGGATACGGTTATCGTCCCGAACCTCTCGCGACTCTCCCGTGATCGCAAGGAACGTCTCCGACTCTTGCTTGACGTCGATACAGCTGACGTCGCGGTTCATTCGGTTGAGCTCGGTCGTGCGGTCGATCTCGATGACGATTGGGCACTCGTCCACCAGTCAATTCGGGCGACTACCGACGACGTCGAGAAACGCAAAGAGATCGCGCGCTCGAAACGCGCAACACAGGAACGCATCGAGAATGGCTACGATCACGGTCGTCTACCGTTCGGGCTGACCTACGACGAGGACGGACGCTACTGGGTTCCTGCCCATGACACTGACGAGTACCAAGCGGCGCTTGCGTGTATCAGACTCCGCAACGATGGTCGCTCCTGGCGAGAGATCGAACGCGAGACCAGCGTGAACAAAGACACCGCGCGCCGGATCTACTCCCGCTGCGAGCGGTATCTTCCCGCGGATGTGAACGGAAACGAGCGTAGCTCGACTTCACAGCCAAGACGGACGATCAACTCGTCACGGTAG
- a CDS encoding transposase has product MTKQAEDILDETSDAVEVVSHLDLASYAQNDPFPDWHDSKPFEPMVRALFLGELEDASDAAVHRTLEEDPDVAADLGFDPDDVPNQSTLSRARRNRFEEFQSRIEESARQIRMLAARRGSPIGTPYADSASEEPTGSSKRTVNRLIRGKTREVVEELTSVVFPAIDFDRPDGSIYDDEELLLLETLLGVTGTAANGGAEIYGDYVNPEPDLDDPFYEDGPSGETLLTAVKDLDLDEITEMVNRGAARVLTRAKPYVEFDRPVMIAIDMTYIAYYGERDEIVRVQGAPKDKSYDWCYKFATASVVGDNIQFTAAMLPIGDADDHDPNEYVGEDKSYRAGGVVRRLVDIVEERVRLSVRRVYADREFHAADVIEALEQRDLFYVIPATRDARVKRFIARMDDQVTVKDTWAMHGPVKGKPNNARVETTLVGLPPDEDRDEIQTFLTNLAVDDEIGLDRRQTRRRIKRYTRRGGIENAYGSIKEFAPWTTSKDYAVRLFHFGFAMLLYDMWLLVDLLVQLSLGVVEFRTKPRVIAPRFRGFLQRRLVTLL; this is encoded by the coding sequence TTGACAAAACAGGCCGAAGACATCCTCGACGAGACATCTGACGCGGTCGAGGTGGTCAGCCACCTCGATCTCGCTTCGTACGCCCAAAACGATCCATTCCCGGACTGGCACGACTCGAAGCCGTTCGAACCGATGGTTCGGGCGCTCTTTCTCGGCGAACTCGAAGATGCGTCCGATGCCGCCGTGCATCGGACGCTCGAAGAGGACCCCGACGTGGCAGCCGATCTTGGATTCGATCCTGACGACGTACCTAATCAGAGTACGCTCTCGCGTGCGCGTCGCAACCGATTCGAAGAGTTTCAATCGAGAATCGAAGAGAGCGCGCGGCAGATTCGGATGCTTGCCGCCAGACGTGGGAGTCCAATCGGGACGCCCTACGCTGACAGCGCTTCGGAGGAGCCGACAGGCTCCTCGAAGCGCACCGTCAACCGACTCATTCGCGGGAAAACCCGCGAAGTGGTCGAAGAGCTCACCTCTGTCGTGTTCCCGGCGATCGATTTCGACCGACCCGATGGGTCGATCTACGACGACGAAGAGCTTCTGCTGCTGGAGACGTTGCTCGGGGTCACAGGCACCGCCGCCAACGGCGGTGCCGAGATCTACGGCGATTACGTCAATCCTGAGCCGGATCTCGATGATCCATTCTACGAGGACGGTCCGTCTGGAGAGACGCTGTTAACGGCGGTCAAAGACCTCGACCTCGACGAAATCACGGAGATGGTCAACCGTGGCGCGGCCCGCGTCTTGACGCGGGCCAAGCCGTACGTGGAGTTCGACCGGCCGGTCATGATCGCGATCGACATGACCTACATCGCCTACTACGGTGAACGTGACGAGATAGTTCGCGTTCAGGGAGCTCCTAAGGACAAATCCTACGACTGGTGCTACAAGTTCGCGACTGCGAGCGTTGTTGGCGATAACATCCAGTTCACCGCGGCAATGCTTCCGATCGGTGACGCTGATGATCATGATCCGAACGAGTACGTTGGCGAAGACAAATCCTATCGAGCCGGCGGCGTGGTCCGCCGGCTCGTGGATATTGTCGAGGAGCGCGTCAGATTGAGCGTCCGCCGCGTCTACGCTGACAGAGAGTTCCACGCTGCGGACGTGATCGAAGCACTCGAACAGCGTGATCTGTTCTACGTGATCCCGGCCACGCGCGATGCCCGCGTGAAGCGGTTCATCGCGCGCATGGACGATCAGGTCACGGTCAAGGATACATGGGCGATGCACGGTCCCGTGAAGGGAAAACCAAACAATGCCAGGGTTGAGACGACGTTAGTTGGACTCCCTCCTGACGAGGATCGCGACGAAATCCAAACGTTCCTGACCAATCTCGCCGTCGACGACGAGATTGGTCTGGATCGGCGGCAGACACGACGTCGGATTAAGCGATACACCCGACGAGGCGGTATCGAGAACGCCTACGGCAGCATCAAGGAATTCGCCCCGTGGACGACATCGAAAGACTACGCCGTGCGGTTGTTCCACTTCGGATTCGCGATGCTGCTGTACGATATGTGGCTGTTGGTTGACCTCTTGGTCCAACTCTCGCTTGGTGTCGTGGAATTCCGCACGAAACCGCGGGTCATCGCCCCGCGGTTTCGTGGCTTCCTCCAGAGGAGGTTGGTAACACTCCTGTAG
- a CDS encoding ABC transporter permease, which translates to MNRRWQIVRRATFAVLATFLVVSLVFAFVAVTSDPYTGQLARSAAEESAEEDTPVKQTDAWERLVEYRQQRNLDEPVGERYVDWLGDVATLDLGTAFGTTRTGVMFGQSYPEDTPVTSLVASAVSRTLSYLVPAIVFSVVGGISIGVYTATRQHTFVDRLGTSVAHLGFSLPNFWLAEIVVLSGLGVGGMLSGAPGRTSGLLYTVVFPAAVLGTSLLAGQLRYARAQSLEYTDAEFIKLVRAKGAGSRRVARHLLRNAAVPLLSLFFADMLGIVVLNVFVIEYVFGIQGLGGLSLVAIQQKSARSIHHAQSPYAI; encoded by the coding sequence GTGAACCGTCGCTGGCAAATCGTCCGCCGGGCGACGTTCGCCGTACTCGCCACGTTTCTCGTCGTCTCGCTGGTCTTCGCGTTCGTCGCAGTCACGTCGGACCCCTACACTGGACAGCTCGCACGGTCGGCCGCCGAGGAATCCGCGGAGGAAGACACTCCGGTGAAACAGACGGATGCATGGGAGCGATTGGTCGAATATAGGCAGCAGCGCAACCTCGACGAACCGGTCGGCGAGCGCTACGTCGACTGGTTGGGCGACGTTGCGACGCTTGACCTCGGGACGGCGTTCGGGACGACGAGGACGGGAGTGATGTTCGGCCAGTCCTACCCCGAGGACACCCCAGTGACATCACTGGTAGCGAGCGCGGTGTCGCGCACGCTGTCGTATCTCGTTCCGGCCATCGTGTTCTCGGTCGTCGGCGGCATCAGCATCGGCGTCTACACGGCGACGCGCCAGCACACGTTCGTCGATCGACTCGGGACGAGCGTCGCCCATCTCGGCTTCAGCCTACCGAACTTCTGGCTCGCAGAGATCGTAGTGCTCTCCGGTCTCGGTGTGGGCGGGATGCTGTCAGGTGCGCCGGGACGGACGAGCGGGCTTCTCTACACGGTCGTGTTTCCGGCCGCAGTGTTGGGGACGAGCCTGCTTGCCGGACAGCTCCGGTACGCACGTGCCCAGTCGCTCGAATACACCGATGCGGAATTCATCAAACTCGTTCGGGCCAAAGGCGCAGGAAGCCGACGAGTCGCTCGGCATCTGCTACGCAACGCGGCCGTCCCATTGCTGTCGCTGTTTTTCGCAGACATGCTCGGGATCGTCGTCCTGAACGTCTTCGTTATCGAGTACGTCTTCGGGATTCAAGGTCTCGGCGGGTTGAGCCTCGTCGCCATCCAGCAGAAGTCAGCTAGGTCGATTCATCATGCACAGTCTCCCTACGCAATTTAG
- a CDS encoding ABC transporter permease: protein MAVDSDASIDAQFDAIDWEELDEERPVVGRRTGGFLLALGLLAALFLYDRFTGYDLSIGAWYAPSRLDWLFVLSLVVFAFAVVVPAVRNRDRTMQYWRRFRRNRLAVACAAYLAVFFVLGTASLLVLDRPSTNIQYAKQPALFATVEAGTVAINCAGDVTGTAVQQYCHGSLRFPFGTNAVGQSVLELVVAGMGVSLLVALVTSMLMVPIATAVGTVAGYVGGWVDDVLMRYVDIQQTVPAFLVYIVLGFVFGQSLFLIVLVFGLFSWGGVARLVRSEVIQRRGELYVTAAESAGASRLQIIRRHILPNVSNTVLTATTRQIPLLILTEAAISFIVVLGDENVPSWGQMLTDLNMELWWVWAFPLVFLILTVFSFSVIGDALRDTLDPRGNA from the coding sequence ATGGCGGTCGATTCCGATGCGAGCATCGACGCTCAGTTCGATGCCATCGATTGGGAGGAGTTAGACGAGGAACGGCCGGTGGTCGGACGGCGGACCGGCGGCTTTCTCCTCGCGCTCGGGCTGCTCGCGGCACTGTTCCTCTACGATCGGTTCACCGGCTACGATCTCTCGATCGGTGCGTGGTACGCCCCCTCGCGGCTCGACTGGCTGTTCGTCCTCTCGCTGGTCGTCTTCGCCTTCGCCGTCGTCGTTCCGGCCGTCCGCAACCGCGACCGGACGATGCAGTACTGGCGACGGTTTCGCCGGAACAGACTCGCAGTCGCCTGTGCGGCCTATCTGGCCGTCTTCTTCGTTCTCGGGACGGCCAGCCTGCTCGTGCTCGATCGCCCGTCGACGAACATCCAGTACGCCAAACAGCCGGCGCTGTTTGCCACCGTCGAGGCGGGGACGGTCGCCATCAACTGCGCCGGCGACGTGACCGGGACGGCGGTCCAGCAGTACTGTCACGGCAGTCTCCGCTTCCCGTTCGGCACCAATGCGGTCGGCCAGAGCGTGCTGGAGCTGGTCGTGGCCGGGATGGGCGTGAGCCTGCTCGTCGCGCTCGTCACGTCGATGCTCATGGTGCCGATCGCGACGGCCGTCGGTACCGTCGCCGGCTACGTCGGCGGCTGGGTCGACGACGTGTTGATGCGCTACGTCGATATCCAGCAGACGGTGCCGGCGTTTCTCGTCTATATCGTCCTCGGATTCGTCTTCGGTCAGAGCCTGTTTCTCATCGTTCTCGTGTTCGGACTGTTCAGTTGGGGTGGTGTCGCCCGCTTGGTCCGCAGCGAGGTCATCCAACGTCGCGGCGAGCTGTACGTCACCGCCGCCGAGAGCGCGGGCGCGAGCCGATTGCAGATCATCCGGAGACACATCCTGCCGAACGTCTCGAATACTGTTCTCACGGCCACGACGCGCCAGATTCCCCTCCTGATTCTCACGGAGGCGGCTATCTCGTTCATCGTCGTGCTAGGCGACGAGAACGTCCCGTCGTGGGGCCAGATGCTCACCGATCTGAACATGGAACTGTGGTGGGTGTGGGCGTTCCCGCTGGTGTTTTTGATTCTCACGGTGTTCTCGTTCAGCGTCATCGGCGATGCACTCCGAGACACGCTCGACCCACGGGGGAACGCATGA
- a CDS encoding ABC transporter ATP-binding protein, which produces MSEPLLSVNDLRTHFETSDGTVLAVDGVSFAVEQGETVCLVGESGSGKTVACESITKLLPMPPGELVGGRVDFDGRDLTERSPEQLSNVRGERIAHVFQNPQGALDPVYSVGAQLVEAIRLHRDVSKRAARERGIELLDRVGIPEAATRFDEYPHEFSGGMKQRVVIAMALAAEPDLLIADEPTTALDVTTQAGILDLLNEIKTERDMAILFVTHDLGVVAEMADRVVVMYAGKVMERGDVYDVFETPAHPYTQALLRCLPGRGERRETIGGEFPDPTDPPTGCRFHPRCPHAIEDCSGGEQPSLEPVNNNETHRAACVFYDDDHDTAVVQEDATDRAAQATGRSKRQTDGGHATEGGEQ; this is translated from the coding sequence ATGAGCGAACCGCTCCTCTCGGTGAATGACCTCCGAACCCACTTCGAGACGAGCGACGGCACGGTGCTGGCGGTCGATGGGGTGAGTTTCGCGGTCGAGCAGGGTGAGACCGTTTGTCTGGTCGGCGAGAGCGGCTCCGGCAAGACCGTCGCCTGTGAATCGATCACGAAATTGCTTCCGATGCCACCCGGCGAACTCGTCGGCGGCCGGGTCGACTTCGACGGGCGCGACCTCACAGAGCGCTCGCCGGAACAGCTCTCGAACGTGCGCGGCGAGCGGATCGCGCACGTCTTCCAGAACCCACAGGGCGCACTCGATCCCGTCTACTCCGTCGGTGCACAGCTCGTCGAAGCCATCCGCCTCCATCGGGACGTCTCGAAGCGTGCTGCACGCGAGCGCGGGATCGAACTGCTCGATCGGGTCGGTATTCCTGAGGCAGCGACGCGCTTCGACGAGTATCCCCACGAGTTCTCCGGCGGGATGAAACAGCGCGTCGTCATCGCGATGGCGCTCGCCGCCGAACCCGACCTGTTGATCGCCGACGAGCCGACGACAGCGCTCGACGTGACGACCCAGGCGGGGATTCTCGATCTCCTGAACGAAATCAAGACCGAACGCGACATGGCGATCCTGTTCGTCACCCACGACCTCGGCGTCGTCGCCGAGATGGCCGACCGCGTGGTCGTCATGTACGCGGGGAAGGTGATGGAACGGGGCGACGTTTACGACGTGTTCGAGACGCCGGCTCATCCTTACACCCAAGCGCTGCTGCGCTGTCTGCCGGGACGTGGCGAACGTCGGGAGACCATCGGCGGGGAGTTCCCGGACCCGACCGACCCGCCGACCGGCTGTCGGTTCCACCCGCGCTGTCCGCATGCCATCGAAGACTGCAGCGGCGGCGAGCAACCATCGCTCGAACCCGTCAACAACAACGAAACGCATCGTGCTGCCTGCGTCTTCTACGACGACGACCACGACACGGCGGTGGTGCAGGAGGACGCAACCGACCGCGCAGCGCAAGCGACCGGACGGTCGAAACGACAGACCGATGGCGGGCACGCGACCGAGGGAGGAGAACAGTGA